The Candidatus Manganitrophaceae bacterium genomic sequence TCTGCGTCAAGATCGTTCAGAACCTCCTCCCATGTCCTCAAAATCCACAGAGTATCCGGATCGTCCTCGCTTCCAAATGCTTGTTTGGCGGCAGAAAGATAAAGCCCCTGGTGGTCAATGGGAGAGATCATTCGCTTGTCCTCCAAACGAATCGGCTTCTTGCATGAGGTATCTTGAGAGACCTGATGGATCGTGCCGACGGGATCGGACACAATACCACCCATCGGTGCCAGCCCCTCTTCTATCAGACGCAGAACCAGCCAAGTGGTCCCGACCTTCAGGCCGGTTGCCACTTCAGAACAGTTTGAATCCCCAAGAATTTGATGCAAACGCCGATAGCGGTTTCGATCTGCATGGGGCTCATCACGCGTATTGATGATCGGACGGCGAACCATCGTATCGATCGATGTCTCCACCTCAATAAAGTCTGCCCGCTGTGATAACTGATAGGTCCCTGAACGTGTTCCTTCCGGACCTTCAATGCCGAGTTTCCCCGCCCCTGCAAAGATCTGCCGCGTCACCAGAAAAGGGGTGAGGTATCTGACAATCTCGCCAAAGGGGATCGATCTGGAAAGGAGGTAGTTGTCGTGACAACCATAGCTGTGCCCATGAAGGTCGGTATTGTTCTTGTAAACCTGAACCACGGACGAACCGATTTCGGCATTACGCCGATCGGCACAGACCTGAACAATCCGCTCACCTGCCTTGTCATGAATAACGAGATCCCGGATTGACCCGCACTCCGGCGTTGAATATTCAGGGTGGGTGTGGTCATTGTAGTACCGCGCCCCATTGGTCAGGACCAGATCGCTCTTCATTTCATGAAAGGAAAAGGGCCTCTGACGATCACTCTCCGCAAAGGCCGTTTCCTCTTCATCCTGCGCCAGGCGATCGGCACGAAAGCCCCTTGCATCCTTCCGGGGATCTTCGTCCCCATAATCCCAACCGGGCCGAAAGGGGGTGGACTCCCTTCCCTGGTCCTTCGGCGAGGTCTCTAAGTAAGCGCGAACGAGGGCCATCGACTCTACAACCGGATCAACCTCATCCAGGTCTTCCCGCGTAATGCCATATTCTGTTTCAATCCCGAAAAGTTTCAGCATTTCTCCTGCTATTTAATACAGATAACACCTTGAACATCGTGTGGGGGGGGGGGGAGGGAACTAACCCGATGGAAATTTAGTTCCTTAGATAACCTCTCTTCCGGCCCCTTCTTTCTCTTTCCTCTCCCTTAAAGAAAGCCCGAC encodes the following:
- a CDS encoding peptidase, with translation MLKLFGIETEYGITREDLDEVDPVVESMALVRAYLETSPKDQGRESTPFRPGWDYGDEDPRKDARGFRADRLAQDEEETAFAESDRQRPFSFHEMKSDLVLTNGARYYNDHTHPEYSTPECGSIRDLVIHDKAGERIVQVCADRRNAEIGSSVVQVYKNNTDLHGHSYGCHDNYLLSRSIPFGEIVRYLTPFLVTRQIFAGAGKLGIEGPEGTRSGTYQLSQRADFIEVETSIDTMVRRPIINTRDEPHADRNRYRRLHQILGDSNCSEVATGLKVGTTWLVLRLIEEGLAPMGGIVSDPVGTIHQVSQDTSCKKPIRLEDKRMISPIDHQGLYLSAAKQAFGSEDDPDTLWILRTWEEVLNDLDADPMRLVHRLDWVAKLWLMETFMEAEGCDWHDPHLPAIDLEYHNLNPDRGLFIGLEKEGVVERLTTGVEIKQAMKKPPSDTRAAIRGLCVERFNAQIYKIQWEKIVFNNGLKKKELDLRGLFDQDNIVSLRNRVKRAVHLKEIFD